From a single Caldalkalibacillus salinus genomic region:
- the csaB gene encoding polysaccharide pyruvyl transferase CsaB has translation MEDNKIKIMLSGYFGYDNAGDEAILSSVIQAIRTVAEEPVTFVVLSGNPEQTENVHRVKAIHRTDLKTIWAELKDTAIFISGGGSLLQDKTSPRTIPYYLAMIHLAQLAHVPVAVYAQGIGPVQRKIFHKWIATTLKRVQYISVRDPKSKALLVDWKLPEQKVAQVVDPVLLMSTDGIESATRLLARENITLNAPPIMFSIRQWAEGDQDLKVVAQTCDALIEQGEEVLMVPMHYPEDAQVACEILSYMNHRAHILQEPYTPQELSQIVSAGKLMVGMRLHALIFATAQDVPCLGLSYDPKIDAFMNMLGQDPIARAGHLAHPALLEAIEEAIDGLPDLEQKTQAKAKQLRDQALIPAKQVVKMLNSHSVK, from the coding sequence ATGGAGGATAATAAGATTAAAATTATGCTATCAGGCTACTTCGGTTATGATAACGCAGGGGACGAAGCGATCCTCTCGTCAGTCATACAAGCCATTAGGACCGTAGCAGAAGAACCCGTGACTTTTGTTGTCCTTTCTGGCAACCCTGAGCAAACAGAAAACGTTCATCGCGTTAAAGCGATTCACCGTACTGACTTAAAAACCATTTGGGCTGAATTGAAGGACACCGCCATCTTCATCAGTGGTGGTGGTAGTTTACTACAAGATAAAACAAGCCCAAGGACGATACCTTACTATCTGGCTATGATTCACTTAGCCCAACTTGCTCATGTGCCGGTTGCAGTCTACGCTCAAGGCATAGGACCAGTGCAACGCAAAATATTTCATAAGTGGATTGCAACGACATTAAAACGTGTGCAGTACATCTCTGTTCGCGACCCAAAGTCAAAGGCGTTGTTGGTGGATTGGAAACTCCCTGAACAAAAGGTGGCACAGGTCGTCGATCCCGTGCTCCTCATGTCCACTGATGGCATAGAGTCTGCGACGAGGTTATTAGCACGAGAGAATATTACCTTAAACGCGCCTCCAATCATGTTCTCTATCAGACAATGGGCGGAGGGCGATCAAGACTTGAAAGTGGTGGCGCAAACGTGTGATGCCCTTATTGAACAAGGGGAAGAAGTCCTTATGGTGCCGATGCACTACCCTGAAGACGCCCAGGTGGCTTGTGAAATATTATCTTATATGAATCATAGGGCGCACATCTTACAGGAGCCGTATACACCACAAGAACTCTCGCAAATCGTGTCTGCCGGAAAATTGATGGTTGGTATGAGACTACACGCTTTAATATTTGCAACCGCTCAAGATGTCCCTTGTTTAGGTCTCTCCTATGATCCTAAAATAGATGCGTTCATGAACATGTTAGGTCAAGATCCAATAGCCCGTGCAGGTCATTTGGCCCATCCCGCTTTATTAGAAGCGATTGAAGAGGCAATAGATGGGCTTCCTGACTTAGAACAAAAGACACAGGCTAAAGCGAAACAATTGAGAGATCAAGCGCTGATACCGGCTAAACAGGTTGTTAAGATGCTAAACTCTCATTCAGTAAAATAA
- a CDS encoding YugN family protein, whose translation MYPFENTALENFEGHFVDIRQFFHEHGFDEGGNWEYDHGFFDKKLADNPGYLFIRVPVMVKEGEFGDDEALVRLGKPFLLRHKYQIGLDDYVDVDVLDSSINQFSEPQDSDASIETEEVEKSKKIIQKLEEQFKAHFSTT comes from the coding sequence ATGTATCCGTTTGAAAATACGGCACTTGAGAACTTTGAAGGCCATTTCGTAGATATCCGTCAGTTTTTCCACGAGCACGGTTTTGATGAAGGCGGGAATTGGGAATACGATCATGGCTTTTTTGACAAAAAGCTTGCCGACAACCCTGGCTACTTGTTTATAAGAGTACCTGTGATGGTTAAGGAAGGAGAATTTGGTGATGACGAAGCCCTTGTGCGTCTAGGGAAGCCTTTCCTTCTTCGACATAAATATCAGATTGGACTAGATGACTATGTCGATGTGGACGTATTAGACTCCTCTATAAATCAATTCTCCGAGCCGCAGGATTCCGACGCATCTATAGAGACAGAAGAAGTTGAGAAGTCGAAGAAAATCATACAAAAGTTGGAAGAACAGTTTAAGGCACATTTCTCAACCACTTAG
- a CDS encoding endonuclease MutS2 encodes MNDRVLSVLEFPKIKEQLMAHTSSYIGKEKVEKLTPVFDYDWVVEQQRATEEGSTVLRLKGSVPLGGIRDIRASIKRARIGGMLNAEELLDIASTLYGGRQTKTFIEQLLEDIELPILENLAQQISSLKALEQEINACIDEHGEVMDAASPTLRQVRAQIRTFESRSREKLEQMIRSSSAQKMLQDAIITIRNDRYCIPIKPEYRNHFGGIVHDQSASGATLFIEPSAVVTINNQLREAKVKEEKEIEKILRQLSDRVMEAVEELDVNIQALADIDFIFAKAYYAKSLQGVQPKVNQEGYFHLKQARHPLISKEEIVPITFELGDSYSSMVITGPNTGGKTVTLKTLGLLTLMTCAGLAVPAEEETEIAVVSNIYADIGDEQSIEQSLSTFSSHMTNIVRILQELDDQSLVLFDELGAGTDPTEGAALAMAILDDVYNRGARVVATTHYSELKAYAYSKEGVMNASVEFDVETLRPTYRLLVGVPGKSNAFSIAHRLGLSDDIIKQAQGQLGEDDTRVEAMIASLEENRKQAEKDRTEADRYKQEVQKLRHELQQKEEKLESEKQHRIEEAEKKANEYFTKRMQEADEIIQTLRDKASKDETVKEHVLIDAKKQLDDLKETTERKSKPAKTNKAKKKGAQSFRAGDEVYVHTFGQKGHIVEKASDKEFLVQIGIMKMKVATDQMEKVHREQQPKVAPRPTVKTANEPAKMEVDLRGQTTDEAILQVDRYLDQALLSGYQQVYVIHGKGTGQLRKGVQDFLRKHKRVKNIRLGGAGEGGSGVTVAELT; translated from the coding sequence CTGAATGACAGAGTATTATCCGTATTAGAATTTCCAAAAATAAAAGAACAATTAATGGCACATACGTCATCTTATATAGGCAAGGAAAAAGTAGAAAAGCTGACCCCCGTTTTTGACTATGATTGGGTGGTTGAGCAACAGAGAGCAACCGAAGAAGGAAGCACTGTTTTAAGACTTAAGGGTTCAGTCCCTCTCGGAGGCATTCGTGATATTCGGGCCTCTATCAAAAGGGCGCGAATTGGCGGTATGTTAAACGCTGAAGAACTACTAGATATCGCAAGTACACTATATGGTGGTCGACAAACTAAAACCTTTATTGAACAATTACTCGAAGACATTGAACTGCCCATATTGGAGAACCTTGCGCAACAAATATCATCTTTGAAAGCCCTAGAACAAGAGATTAACGCTTGTATTGATGAGCATGGTGAAGTGATGGACGCAGCGAGCCCAACATTAAGACAGGTTCGGGCGCAAATCCGTACGTTTGAGAGCCGTTCTAGAGAAAAGCTCGAGCAGATGATACGTTCATCATCCGCCCAAAAAATGCTTCAAGACGCGATTATTACGATACGGAATGATCGATATTGTATCCCGATTAAACCCGAATACCGCAATCATTTTGGAGGCATTGTCCATGATCAGTCTGCATCAGGGGCCACATTATTTATTGAACCTAGTGCAGTCGTCACGATTAATAACCAGTTAAGAGAAGCGAAAGTAAAAGAAGAAAAAGAAATTGAAAAAATACTGCGTCAGCTGTCTGACCGAGTAATGGAAGCGGTAGAAGAGCTTGATGTGAATATCCAAGCTTTAGCAGACATTGATTTTATCTTTGCCAAGGCATACTACGCCAAATCACTACAAGGCGTCCAGCCTAAAGTCAATCAAGAAGGCTATTTCCACCTGAAACAAGCGCGCCATCCCTTAATCTCTAAAGAAGAGATCGTGCCTATTACGTTTGAATTAGGAGATTCATATTCTTCTATGGTCATTACAGGTCCGAACACGGGTGGTAAAACCGTCACTTTAAAAACGTTAGGACTACTCACTTTAATGACATGTGCCGGACTTGCTGTACCTGCAGAAGAGGAAACGGAAATCGCAGTAGTGTCTAATATCTATGCTGACATCGGTGACGAACAAAGTATTGAACAGAGCTTGAGTACCTTCTCCTCGCACATGACAAATATCGTCCGTATTTTACAAGAGTTAGACGACCAGAGCTTGGTGTTATTCGATGAATTAGGAGCAGGAACGGACCCTACCGAAGGTGCAGCACTTGCCATGGCCATCCTTGATGATGTTTATAATAGAGGGGCACGTGTGGTCGCGACAACACACTACAGTGAATTAAAGGCGTACGCGTACTCCAAGGAAGGTGTCATGAACGCGAGTGTAGAATTTGACGTCGAAACCTTACGTCCGACTTATCGGTTGCTAGTCGGTGTGCCCGGCAAGAGTAATGCTTTCTCCATCGCCCATAGACTCGGGTTATCCGATGATATCATTAAACAAGCCCAAGGCCAGCTAGGAGAGGACGACACAAGGGTAGAAGCCATGATCGCATCACTAGAAGAAAATCGCAAACAGGCGGAAAAAGATCGTACAGAGGCGGATCGTTACAAACAAGAGGTACAAAAATTAAGACATGAATTACAACAAAAAGAAGAAAAGCTTGAAAGCGAGAAACAGCATCGCATTGAGGAAGCGGAGAAGAAAGCGAATGAGTATTTCACGAAGCGCATGCAAGAAGCGGACGAGATTATTCAAACCCTGAGAGATAAGGCGTCTAAGGATGAGACAGTCAAAGAACATGTTCTCATCGATGCCAAGAAACAATTAGATGACCTCAAAGAAACCACGGAAAGAAAGTCTAAGCCTGCAAAGACCAACAAAGCCAAGAAGAAGGGGGCGCAATCCTTCCGGGCGGGAGACGAAGTGTATGTGCATACGTTCGGTCAAAAAGGCCACATCGTAGAGAAAGCGTCAGATAAAGAATTTTTAGTCCAAATCGGTATTATGAAAATGAAGGTCGCAACAGACCAAATGGAAAAGGTCCACCGTGAACAACAGCCGAAAGTCGCACCAAGACCGACCGTGAAGACAGCGAATGAACCGGCTAAGATGGAGGTGGACTTGAGAGGACAAACGACAGATGAAGCGATACTACAAGTGGATCGATATTTAGACCAGGCGCTTTTAAGTGGTTACCAACAGGTCTACGTCATACATGGAAAAGGGACTGGCCAACTGCGCAAAGGCGTACAAGACTTCCTACGCAAGCATAAGCGGGTAAAAAACATTCGTCTAGGTGGTGCAGGCGAAGGAGGCAGTGGCGTCACTGTAGCAGAACTCACTTAA
- a CDS encoding DUF350 domain-containing protein, with protein sequence MNELLQNHYVMVIANASVAFLAIFVFLAIFELVTKYKNWEEIKKGNFAVALATGGKILGIANVFRFSILHHDTLWQMMIWGVFGFTILLFAYFIFEFATPSFKVDEQIEKGNIAVALLAAFISIGLSYVIGASISVI encoded by the coding sequence ATGAATGAGTTATTACAGAACCATTATGTTATGGTGATCGCGAATGCAAGTGTCGCCTTTTTAGCGATATTTGTCTTTTTGGCTATCTTTGAACTGGTGACCAAATATAAGAACTGGGAAGAGATTAAGAAAGGCAATTTTGCGGTGGCTTTAGCCACTGGGGGAAAAATACTTGGTATTGCGAACGTCTTTCGGTTTTCTATCCTGCACCATGACACGTTATGGCAAATGATGATCTGGGGCGTGTTTGGTTTTACTATACTACTCTTCGCTTATTTTATCTTTGAGTTTGCAACCCCTAGTTTCAAGGTTGATGAACAGATAGAAAAGGGCAACATCGCTGTGGCACTCTTGGCCGCCTTTATTTCTATCGGCCTATCCTACGTTATAGGGGCCAGCATAAGTGTTATATAA